TCACCACTTCTTCCATGGTCTTGACCAACAGCTCCATGGCAACGTGTTCAAGTAGATTTTGCCACCCATCAGGCAAAACATTACCTCatcatgtacaagtacaaggaaaggctacgtttatacaaacgttcgctgtgtaacacttatattttaaacagagttagcTGAAtgaagtgtaatgtgaagtgctagatttatatcccatatgacccatgtgagcgttagccctactgatggaaatggacagagaaaaactctgaccagggtgggaattgaacccacgaccttcgggttagatctccgccgctctaccgactgagctacaaggtcagacgggagcaagccgtgggaactgaagatgttaaagtcacggcaaggaacatgtacaagtacaaggaaaggctacgtttatacaaacgttcgctgtgtagcacttatattttaaacagagttaactgaatagagtgtaatgtgaagtgctagatttatatccaGTGGTCGACGCCCACTCTAAGTGGCCTGAAGTGATTGGTcccatgaaaacaacaacagccGACTCAACCATTAATGCCTTGCGTAATATTTTTGCAAGATACGGTCTACCAACCCAAGTAGTCAGCGACAACGGCCCACCCTTCCAGTCTAAAGAGTATGAAGAGTTCCTGCGGCAAAATGGCATTCAAAGAATTTTAGTCTCCCCTTACCATCCCTCTTCAAATGGGTTGGCTGAGCGGTTTGTGCAGACTTTCAAGTATGCAATGGAGTCATCAGCTGACGATCCTGCAAGCTCTATACAGCGACGGATTCAGAATTTGCTCTTATCCTACAGAAGCACACCACACGCTACAACCAGCTTCTCCCCTTCCAAGCTATTCTTGAAGCGAGAACTTCGCACTCGATTGTCTTTGGTTACACCTGATATTGGATCTTGCGTGGCTGGCCAGCAGGACAAAATGAAGTGCAATCACGACAAGTTTGCAAAGTTCAGGGAGATAGCTGTAGGCGACTGTGTTCTAGCATGTGACCACCTATCAGGACAGAAATCGGAAAAGTGCTTTTAGGTTTTGAGAGAAGATTATAATGTCGTTTTTTTAGAAGAAAACGAACTTAGGATACACGGGTCAAGAGACCCAATTTCATACAACTGAATCATGTGAAGACAAATCCCGTACACGGGAGCGTCCAGCTTGATCTAAAAGATTATcaactgaaatttcaatcaaacgaTCAAATTTTGTTGGATCAATTGTTGATTCAGACGATTCGTTTGCATAACATACCTGAATGCTATCATTACATAACTGTGAAGCGACTTGACAGTTTGCCAAGACCATGTGCGGATATCACTCAAGTACATGTGGTCGAAGTAAACAACGAATTGTGGGATTTACACCCATTGACGAACGAGATTCCTGCAGTTGAACGAGAAATTGTGAACGGATACTTGGTGGATAAAATATTTTCTCCAAAATGTAAGATAGCCACCGTCGGGAGAATTGTGTGTGGTGTTGAATAATTTATTGTCATATCACGGGATACGCGTTGAaatgaaagaacattcaagTCCTATACGATTTACTAGCCTATCTACAGTGGAAAGTGTGGAAATGCCTGTAAAAGTCGGTTTATTATGCAACGATGGATCAGTGGCCAAATTTTTGTCAAACATCAATGTTCCTGTCACGTTTGAATTACTTCAGAGTGAACAAAGATTACGTCTGACTAAGTCGGGCGGTTTCAATGACTATAAATTAATTCTAGCGGTGAATAGAGATAGATTCATTTGGAATTTAATTTCTGAACACTCGTTTCAAATGTTGGTGGTGGGTTTGGACAACATGAAACCGACTATTACGGGCACAGAAATGAATAGAACCTTATGCACCGTGGCCGTAAATCCATTGAATCCAATATTACACTATAAGCCTAAGACGGTGAAGTGGAAACGAGTAGAGCCTGGattaaatcaaatcaatctTTCTTTTTCCGATATGATGGCCTTTTAATGATATTCCACTTAGTTTATTATTGAAGATACGTAAACCAGTCTTAGCATAATCTTActgtttcataaaaaaaaattttttttcaataaaaattattctcaccaaaaaatgccgtacGCGACgaatgcttctttttttttggagcGCTACGCATCCAAATCAATTTGGTGGAAAGAACCGAAAAATGAATGTTCTTTCGTCGTATTCCCTGGGTAGGAATCCCAATCAACACGGTGGTTTAGAAGATCTATTGTCGCAACTGCGAAGAGGTTATTCTAGCGGTAGCTATCCCAATCAAGGAGGTGGAGAAAAACAACGAGATTTTTTTCACAGATGGTTTAAATCCCAATCAAAGAGGtggtgaaagaaaaaacaacaacaaaaagaattttttccaaaatgttttaaatcCCAATCAGGGAGGTGGTGTGACGAGGAGGAGAAAAAAACCTCGTCGTAGCATTCAAATCGGTGGTAAGAGTGTAAATTTTACTGAATTTAGAGAAGGTAAAATTCCTTTAGATGGAAATTATGTAGCACAAGAGAAACGCGAAATAGATAGATGAAAACCCCAGTAAAGATTTTGTGGCAAAACAGGATCGACAAATGCCTCTGGATCAGATGTTAAAGAGCATGGGTAAATTCAAAGTGGGGGATAAAGGAACATAATGGCATCGCAAAAGCTGTGGTTATTATCTACACAGCCCCGGACACCGGTCTTCCTAGACCAGGTAAATTGGCCGTGTTTCTCAGGTTGCATCAACAGAAGGCGTTATTGGAACACAGTAAGCGAGGATCGCTTTATAGAAATTTAGATGAAAATGTCGATTTATCCACATTTTTTAATGGAAACAAAGATGGAAAgaaagatggaaagaaaaatgccgtaccccttaagataaaaataacaaacagttctaggaagaagaagaaatctACCAGCCCAGAATTCGTGGCAGAAGAGGATTTGACTCGGGATGGTGAAGATCAGAGTGGTTCGGGTGGACGTCAAAAAGGCCGTGGGGCTTTTTTACCTCTATTGACCGCCAGTGCTCTGACACCGTTCGCGATGAATTTGATGCAGCCCATTTTGGGTGGTGTACTCTGTGGCGGTAGATGATTGATGGCTGAAAAACTTACAGATATTATtgaaactcattaataattttaCTAATATATAAAATCTAATTAACCATGTTAAAAATGCGACAAGGATGAGTAAATTAGGTGATTTTTCTGGCTTTCGAATCAGAGTGGAGGAGGTTTTGCCGGTGAAATGGGAAAATATGTAGCTTCGTTCGTTCTTGTAGAAAAGGTGATTTTACGTTGACATGCCGGTTATTGACTTTAAAACAAGCGAGAGAACTCAAACAAAATGGTGGTGGATTATCGAATTATCTTCACAGTAAAACGgttaaacatttttaaaaagtatttgaaaaaatacaaactgggttacactggtggtttaaaagataatatattacaataaaaaatgttccCAACGTTTCGGTCGCGAACACGGATCTTCTTCAggggaagtgaaagaaaaaaaccacacaaaagcaCAGATATAAGCAAGACGCTGATTAAAAATTCGAGAtaagtgtcattttttcttgtttgcaagGGTCAAGTGCAAATACTCCTTGGGGAGTAACGCCCCGTCATCTCGGTTGAGAGGGTCTCTCGCGCAATTAATCTCCCAAGCTTCCAAAATCTTCCTTTGGTGCCAATTACTATTAGTCCTGAGAATTGTGGCCTCATCCCATGCGATATCGTGATTGGTATTTGTCACGTGGTCTGCAAGTGCTGATTTTTTGCATTGTCTCCGTGCGACAGCCTTCTGGTGCTCGCCTTTTCTTGTTGAGAATTTTCTTTGAGTTTCGCCGACGTAGCTCTTGCTACAATCAGCGCAAGGAATGTCGTAAACAGGGCCACGAGTTTCTTCTTTGTCTATTTGGTCTTTCGGTTTGGGAAACATCTGGCTCATTGTTTGATAGGGTTTGAATGCCACTTTGATGCCGTGGTTTTCCAAAACTCTCTTTATTGGCTCAGAGGTCCCGCTGACGTATGGAATTGTGCTATAGCCCCGCCCGGATTCTGCAGCGTTGATTGTGTCCTTCGGCGGTGGTTTAGGCTTGCTGGCATCCAAAATAAAGCGCTTGGGGTATCCATTGGACTGTAATGTCGATATTACTCGTTGCTTTTCCTTACTTCGATCAGATTTTGTTGTGGGGAATCCCCACAACAAAATCTGATCGAAGTAAGGAAAAGCAACGAGTAATATCGACATTACAGTCCAATGGATACCCCAAGCGCTTTATTTTGGATGCCAGCAAGCCTAAACCACCGCCGAAGGACACAATCAACGCTGCAGAATCCGGGCGGGGCTATAGCACAATTCCATACGTCAGCGGGACCTCTGAGCCAATAAAGAGAGTTTTGGAAAACCACGGCATCAAAGTGGCATTCAAACCCTATCAAACAATGAGCCAGATGTTTCCCAAACCGAAAGACCAAATAGACAAAGAAGAAACTCGTGGCCCTGTTTACGACATTCCTTGCGCTGATTGTAGCAAGAGCTACGTCGGCGAAACTCAAAGAAAATTCTCAACAAGAAAAGGCGAGCACCAGAAGGCTGTCGCACGGAGACAATGCAAAAAATCAGCACTTGCAGACCACGTGACAAATACCAATCACGATATCGCATGGGATGAGGCCACAATTCTCAGGACTAATAGTAATTGGCACCAAAGGAAGATTTTGGAAGCTTGGGAGATTAATTGCGCGAGAGACCCTCTCAACCGAGATGACGGGGCGTTACTCCCCAAGGAGTATTTGCACTTGACCcttgcaaacaagaaaaaatgacacttaTCTCGAATTTTTAATCAGCGTCTTGCTTATATTTGtgcttttgtgtggttttttctttcacttccccTGAAGAAGGTCCGTGTTTGTGACCGAAACGTTGggaacattttttattgtaatatatcatcttttaaaccaccagtgtaacctagtttgtattttttcaaatattttttaaatgtgcTCACCTGGTGACAAACCCAGTTTTAATGGTTAAACATTTGTTAGCGAACAATCTGAAGGGGTCTTTGGCCAGAGCATATGCTAATGCGGTCGTGAATAAGACATGGGAAAAAGCGTTAAAGGGTTGAGCCACGGCGACCGTACCACTCGCCGGTGTCGGTCTGGGTGTTTCACTgacgaaacaaagaaaaagacaaaaaagtgGTGTGGCATCCAACACGAACAGACAGGCCATTCACAATGCCGAAAATGCGATGCGAAATGTCATGTTTAGAAATAAGTGGAAGAGACACGGTTCAAAATCCCTGTTGGCTTCCGTTTTGGTGGGTCTCCCCACGGCTCTATTGATGCAAGAGCTACATGAAAAGAGAAATCAGAATACGAAAAATGATGTTGAAAGACAAACGGGTGGTTTGATTAGCCGTTTTTTTTAGTCCTAGAAATGCCGCTTGGTAACGAGATGAAAAATACATCCTCCCCAGTCTGGCACTGTACGGTGCAACAGCGTTGGCGGGCAAAGCGATTCACGCTCACATCAATAAAAACAAACGTCTTAAACAATCGGTAAGTGGAATTTTCCCACCGATGCGAACTTGCTACGATTTTGGTGAAAACAAAAGCAACGATCATTTATATTGATTCCTACAGCAGAGACAAGGAAAACAGCAAAGTGTTGGATTACTTCTAGGTAAGAATAGCCTGTTTAGGAACATACcgattttaaatattttattataaaaataaaaatgcctgTGAAAGGTAATCCCATGCGTCACAATATTTACATTCAAGTCAGGCAAAAACTTGCAGACGATCAAAAATGGGCTTGGATAATATTCAATCCAAAAAACCCAAACGCTGGAATGCACCACATAGATAAATTGGAGTCTCAGATAGAGATCATCGCGTGTAGTGATCAGGTGGTTCAAAGATTGCGAGAAACATAGcgaatttaaatatgaaaaaaatgccTTTAGTGAAATCATTAAGTAGTATTTCGATGCCGATTTGTGGAAGGAACATACAAGAGAGAACATCAAATAATACGTGAGATCAAAGCGAAAAATCTCGTGCGAACGAGATGATAGTCGAAAAACAAGCGCATCGACGAGAGAATAAAAAATTGAGAGGAGAAGTTAGAAAGAGACAAGATTTGGTAAATGGAATTTCTCAATTTTTACATACGCTGAACGAAGAAGAATTAAAAGGGTTTGATCAGTGAAAATAAGATGTCCTCCAAAGACGGAGTTTCGTCtttgaaagaagaagaaaataaacaatTGGATGTATTGGATTATCTACTACGACAAAAAGACATCTTGGATTGTGTCAAACAGATAGGAATAAATCCGACTCCGaatcaacaacaacagaaaGGATCGGAAAGCACGCAGTTCATACAAAATGGGTCAAGTTGGAAGTGCTAGAACGCGTGGAACAACAGATGCAAGAAGAAAGAGCCATCGAGGAAATACATAGATTAAAAGACATGTTAAAATCGAATCCTCTTTTGCGACGCGTGACTGGTGGGGGCGATAATACGAGCAGATCTACAAACACTGTAAAACAAAAATCGTGTTTAAAACGACCGGCGGCGGAGACAACGACAAATCTAGAAGAACGCGCGAGTAACAAACGTCTGCGTGACGACGAATACGGAGATTACGAAGACGATAATCTAACATCGAGTGAAAGCGATAAAGAAAGAGAATTTGAATTagcattaaataaattattatcacAGTGATGGCTCTCACAGTAGGCAATGTAGGTGGAGAAACTGTGGCCGAACGTTTACAGTATTTATTAAATATTAAGGAAGAAGAACGTACAAAACGAAAAGCCAAGGAACAAGATGGCGAAGGAGCCATAAAAGTGGGCACGATCATGATCAAAGAACAGCTGGAACATACGTTATTAAATCTTTAGTATTTAGTAAGTTGTACTCTTGTTCAACTGTTTGGTATAACACTAGCAAGACCAATGTACGGAAGTTACAGAAGATCCAAAGCTTTGCGGCCAGAATCCTTACAGGAACAAGAAAGTACGAACATATAACACCGGTATTGAACAATCTCAGATGGCTCTCAGTGCCTGCCATGCTGGCATTTTATGATGCAATCTTAACTTTTAAATGTCTAAGGGGATTAGCCTTAACGTATCTTAGCTCATGCTTTAATACGTGTGCTTCTGCTCATGGGAGAAACACCAGAAATAAGAACAAGTTAGACATCCCAGCGTTAAATAAAGCTGCTGGTCAGCGTTCTTTTATATATCGAGCGGTGAAATGCTGGAGCACGCTCCCTGAAGAAATTATTAAATGTGAAAGCTTACACAGTTTTAAATCTAAAGCTAAGAGTCATTTTTATACAGTTTTTAAATGAATCAACTATATGTATTCTTATAGTTTCATATTATTGTACATACGTTTTAGATTTGGTTATTCActaatttttgtaaattattgCAGAAGAACCCTTTGGTTCATTCATTCAAAAATGTCTACATTCAGTTAGCAGATTACTTCGACGAAATGTTTATTAATTAATTGGGTCGTTCACATATGAACCAGTTCCCTTGGAGCGGCTTCAgtggatgaaaaaaacaaagaggaatattgctttttttaacaaatcCTAATGACTTCCATAATGACTTCCATAATGACTTCTCTGTTGATACAAAGCCGGTCTTCATTACAAACACAGTGCTCAGGGTTTTTatgacttctttttcttttaagacAAGGAACCCAACGTAGAGGTTTGAATTCTAGTCTGCATGCTTAATAATGACCCCTCAGTTGCTTTCATTGAATTCAGGTCGTAAAAATGGCGAGTTGCTTACATTAACAAAGTGTTTGGAACTGAAACGCGTCAACGTCAGGAAATCACACTTCTCATTTACCGGAAAACCGCCCATGATCACACAAGCTTCAAGTTATGGAAAATGGAATCATGTTTCATTCTACACGGACGTATCAAGCAGCCTAAAGAATGTAGTCTTTATATATAGGTCTACCATATAAcatgaaaacacatttttctaATACAACCACTAATTCTCAATCCAG
The genomic region above belongs to Montipora capricornis isolate CH-2021 chromosome 8, ASM3666992v2, whole genome shotgun sequence and contains:
- the LOC138013694 gene encoding uncharacterized protein, producing the protein MSILLVAFPYFDQILLWGIPTTKSDRSKEKQRVISTLQSNGYPKRFILDASKPKPPPKDTINAAESGRGYSTIPYVSGTSEPIKRVLENHGIKVAFKPYQTMSQMFPKPKDQIDKEETRGPVYDIPCADCSKSYVGETQRKFSTRKGEHQKAVARRQCKKSALADHVTNTNHDIAWDEATILRTNSNWHQRKILEAWEINCARDPLNRDDGALLPKEYLHLTLANKKK